From Granulimonas faecalis:
ACGAGACCGGCCAGACCATCATCGCCGGCATGGGCGAGCTGCACCTCGAGATCATCGTCGACCGCCTGCGCCGCGAGTTCAAGGTGGAGTGCAACGTGGGCAAGCCCCAGGTCGCCTACCGCGAGACCGCCGGCAAGCCCGTCACCCACGCCGAGGGCAAGTTCGTCCGCCAGTCCGGCGGCCGCGGCCAGTACGGCCATGCCATCATCGACATCGAGCCCACCGAGCCCGGCAGCGGCTACGAGTTCGTCAACGCCATCGTCGGCGGCGTGGTGCCCAAGGAGTTCATCCCCTCCATCGACAAGGGCATCCAGGAGGCGCTGCAGTCCGGCGTCATCGCCGGCTACCCGGTCGTGGACGTCAAGGTGACCCTCACCGACGGCTCCTACCACGAGGTCGACTCCTCCGAGGCCGCCTTCAAGATCGCCGGCTCCATGGCCATCAAGGACGCCCTCAAGAAGTCCAACCCCGTCCTGCTCGAGCCCATCGAGGCCGTCGAGGTCGAGACTCCCGAGGAGTACATGGGCGACGTAATGGGCAACCTCTCCAGCCGTCGCGGCAAGATCGAGGGCATGGAGGACCGCCGCAACACCAAGGTCATCAAGGCCAAGGTGCCCCTGGGCGAGATGTTCGGCTATGCCACCGACCTCCGCTCCCAGACCCAGGGCCGCGCGAGCTACACCATGCAGTTCGCCGAGTACGAGCCCGTCCCCAAGAACGTTGCCGACGAGATCGTCAGCAAGGCCGGCGGAAACGCCTAGTCACCAAGCCCGCGAGCATTCCGCCCGCCCATCGATGGAGGTACCACGTTGTCTAACCAGAAGATCAGGATCCGCCTCAAGGGCTTCGACCACGAGGTCGTCGACCAGTCCTCCCGGCAGATCGTCGAGACCGCCCAGAAGACCGGCGCCCGCGTCTCCGGCCCGATCCCCCTGCCCACCGAGCGCAATCTCTACTGCGTCATCCGCTCGCCGCACAAGGACAAGGACTCCCGCGAGCAGTTCGAGATGCGCACCCACAAGCGCCTCATCGACATCCTCGACCCCCCGAGCGAGACCGTCGACTCGCTGATGCGCCTCGACCTTCCCGCGGGCGTGGAGATCGACATCAAGCTCGACGCCTAAGTCAAGGCAGTCGACAGGGGCCGGGCCGCAAGCCCGGCCCCTTTTCCTGGGCCCGCCATTCCCGTTTTGTTCTTCCTCTGGGGAGAATCTATGAAATGGGGAAGGCGGGCCCTATACTATTCAGGCTGCAATTTGGGGTGTTCTGTGCCGAGACTCATACCACGGGGTCGGGCGTATCCCAAAGAGCGGCGATCCGTAGGATGTGGTCCTCTGGGAACGGGGGCATGCGGTCCCCGTGCCGTCCCATGACCACCGAAGGTAAGGAACAGGAATGGTCAGCACGATTCTCGGCCGCAAGCTCGGGATGACGCAGGTCTGGGACGAGGAGGACAACGTCGTCCCCGTCACCGTCATCCAGGCCGGCCCCTGCGTCGTCTCGCAGGTCAAGTCCGAGGCCACCGACGGCTACGACGCCGTCCAGATCGGCTTCGGCGACATCAAGGCCTCCCGCGTCAACAAGCCCATGAAGGGCCACTTCGCCAAGGCCGGCGTCGAGCCCATGCGCTATCTGCGCGAGGTCCGCGTAGACAACGCCGCCGACCACAAGGTGGGCGACGTCGTGAGCGTGGCGGACTTCGAGGGCGTCAAGAACGTGGACGTCACCGGTACCTCCAAGGGCAAGGGCTTCCAGGGCACCATCAAGCGCTGGAACTTCGCCTGCGGCCCCATCACCCACGGCTCCCGCAACCAGCGCCGCCCGGGCTCCATCGGCCAGTGCGCCTACCCCGCCCGCGTGCGCAAGGGCCTGCACATGGCCGGCCACATGGGCCACGAGCGCGTCACCGTCAAGAACCTCAAGCTGGTGCGCATCGACCCCGAGCAGAACCTCATGCTCGTGAAGGGCGCCGTGCCCGGCCCCAAGAACGCCTTGGTCCAGATCCGCATGGCCTAAGGGCCTTCGAACGTTCTCACCCTCAGGCTCACAAGGAGAATCCAGATGTCCAACATCGAAGTCAAGAATGCGGAGGGCGCCTCGGTCAAGACCGTCGAGCTCGATTCCCGCGTGTTCGGCATCGAGCCGAACATCCCGGTGGTGCACCACGTGGTGGTCAACTACCTGTCCTGCCTGCGTCAGGGCACCCATGACACCAAGGGCCGCTCCGAGGTCTCCGGCGGCGGCAAGAAGCCGTGGCGCCAGAAGGGCACCGGCCGTGCCCGTCAGGGCTCCATCCGCGCCACCCAGTGGGTCGGCGGCGGCGTGCCCTTCGGCCCCACCCCGCGCTCGCACTACAAGCGCACCAACAAGAAGGAGATCAAGCTGGCCATGCGCTCTGTCCTCTCGGGCAAGCTGGCCGACGGCGAGCTCTTCCTCGTCGATTCCATCGACTTCGGCGATGAGCCCAAGACCAAGAAGGCCAAGGCCCTCCTCGAGTCCCTCGGCATCGCCGACAAGCGCGTGACCGTCGTGGTGGGCAACGACGACATCGTCGAGATGATCTCGTTCCGCAACCTCCCCAACGTCCGCGTCCTGGGCGTCAACGAGGCCAACACCCACAACCTCATCGACAACGGCGCCCTCCTCATGACCGAGGCCGTCGCCAAGACCCTCGAGGAGGCTCTCGTCTAATGAACTCCGTCTACAACGTCATCATCCGCCCCATCGTCTCGGAGCGCACCTTCGACCAGATGGGCGACAACAAGTACACCTTCGAGGTGGCCGGTGACGCCGCCAAGCAGGAGATCGCCAGCGCCGTGGAGCAGATCTTCAACGTGAAGGTCGTCAAGGTCAACACCATGTGGGTCAAGCCCAAGAACAAGCGCGTGCGCTACGCCCAGGGCAAGACCCGCCGCTGGAAGAAGGCCATCGTCACCCTCGCCGAGGGCGACACCATCGAGATCTTCGGCCAGCAGGTCGCAGAGTAGTCCTCTGATGAGGCCCGGGCCCCGTCGCGGGTCCGGGTCGGTGCCGCAATGGATACGCGCGGTACCGTGGTAATCCGGCGTCGTCCCGGTCCCGGCGTCAAGCCGATCCCTGGCCGGGGCGGCCATCGGACATATTCGAAAGGGAACATCACCATGGGAGTCAAGCATCTCAAGCCGACCAGCGCGGGCAGGCGTTGGCAGACGGTCTCGGACTTCTCCGAGATCACCTGCACCACGCCCGAGAAGTCGCTTCTCGAGCCCCTGCCCAAGAAGGCCGGTCGCAACAACAACGGCCGCATCACCACCCGTCACCAGGGCGGCCGCGTCAAGCGCAAGTACCGTCGCATCGACTTCAAGCGCAACAAGGACGGCGTGCCCGCCAAGGTCGCCACGATCGAGTACGACCCCAACCGCTCGGCCCGCATCGCCCTGCTGCACTACGTCGACGGCGCCAAGGCCTACATCCTGGCCCCCAAGGGCCTCAAGGTGGGCGACACCGTCATCTCCGGCCCCGGCGCCGACATCAAGCCCGGCAACGCCCTGCCGCTGTCCGAGATCCCCGTCGGCACCCTGGTCCACGCCATCGAGTTCCAGCCTGGCAAGGGCGCTGCCATCGCCCGTTCCGCCGGCACCTCGGTGCAGCTCATGGGCAAGGAGGGCAAGTACGCCATCCTGCGCATGCCGTCTTCCGAGATGCGCCGTGTGCTGGTCACCTGCCGCGCCACCGTGGGCGAGGTCGGCAACGCCGACCACTCCAACATCCGCATCGGCAAGGCCGGCCGTAACCGCTACAAGGGCATCCGTCCCACCGTCCGCGGCACGGTCATGAACCCGGTCGACCACCCGCACGGCGGCGGCGAGGGCAAGAACCACACCTCCGGCCGTCCCTCGGTCTCTCCCTGGGGCAAGCCGTCCAAGGGCGCCAAGACCCGCGACCCGAAGAAGGGTTCGAACCGTCTCATCATCCGCCGTCGCAAGACGAAGTAGCGCAGTCGCGAGAAGCAGGAGCAATTACCTATGAGCAGGAGTCTCAAGAAGGGCCCGTACGTGGAGACCCGCCTCCTCCAGCGCGTCGTCGCGCAGAACGAGGCCGGCACCAAGGAGGTCATCAAGACCTGGTCGCGTGCCTCCACCATCTTCCCCGACATGGTCGGCCACACCATCGCCGTCCACGACGGCCGCAAGCACGTGCCCGTGTACATCACCGAGTCCATGGTGGGCCACAAGCTCGGCGAGTTTGCCCCCACCCGCACCTTCCGCGGACACAAGGCCTAAAAGAGGGGATAGACAAGCATGGCAAAGAGCACCACTAATCCGTCGCACGTGTCCGCGACCGCGAAGTACGTGCGCGTCGCGCCGCGCAAGGCGCGCCTGGTCGTCGACCAGATCCGCAACAAGTCCGTCGAGCGCGCCATGGAGATCCTCCGCTTCTCCGAGCGTGCCGTGGCGGTCGACGTCGAGAAGGTCCTCCGCTCCGCGGTGGCCAACGCCTACCAGAACAAGGGCTTCCGTCCCGACGACCTCGTGATCGTCGAGACCTACGTCGACGAGGGCCCCACCCTGAAGCGCATCCGTCCCCGCGCCAAGGGCTCGGCCTCGCGCATCAACAAGCGCACCAGCCACATCACCGTCACCGTCGCTCCCCGAAAGGAGGCGTAACAGATCCATGGGTCACAAGGTTTCTCCCACCGGATTCCGTCTCGGCGTCACCGAGAACTGGCGTTCTCGCTGGTACGCCGATAAGGATTACTCGGCCAACGTCGGCAACGACCTCAAGATCCGCAAGTTCCTCAAGAAGCGCCTCGAGCGTGCCGCCCTCTCCCGGGTCGACATCGAGCGTGCCGGCAACAAGGTGAAGGTGGTCATCTACACCGCCCGTCCCGGCATCGTCATCGGCAAGAAGGGCTCCGAGATCGACGCCCTCCGTCGTGAGCTCGAGAAGATCGCCGGCACCGAGAAGGGCGGCGTGTCCGTCGACGTCATCGAGGTCAAGCGCCCCGAGCTCGACGCCAGCCTGGTCGCCCAGTCCATCGCCGAGCAGCTCGAGCAGCGCATCGCCTTCCGTCGCGCCATGCGCAAGGCCGTCCAGAGCGCCCGCAAGTCCGGCGCCAAGGGCATCCGCATCGAGTGCTCCGGCCGTCTCGGTGGTGCCGAGATGGGCCGCCGCGAGTGGTACCGCGAGGGTCGCGTGCCCCTGCAGACCCTCCGTGCCAAGATCGACTTCTCCGAGGCCACTGCCCGCACCATCATGGGTGCCTGCGGCGTGAAGACCTGGATCTACCTCGGCGAGAAGCTGCCGGGCCAGCCTGCGCCCAACCCTGCGCTCGAGGGCCCGTCCCGCCCCCGTCGCCGTAACGAGAGGAGGGGCAACTAATGCTGGCTCCCAAGCGTGTTCTCCACCGCAAGGTGCAGCGCGGTTCCATGAAGGGCAAGGCCAAGGGCGGCACCAAGCTCAACTTCGGCTCCTGGGGCATCCGCGCCGAGGAGTGCCACTGGATCACCAACCGCCAGATCGAGGCCGCCCGTATCGCCATGACCCGCCAGATGAAGCGTGGCGGCAAGGTCTGGATCACCATCTTCCCGGACAAGCCCATCACCAAGAAGCCCGCCGAGACCCGCATGGGTTCCGGTAAGGGCAACCCGGAGGAGTGGGTGGCCGTCGTCAAGCCCGGCCGCATCATGTTCGAGATCGACGGCGTGAGCGAAGAGGTTGCCAAGGAGGCCCTGCGTCTGGCGCAGCACAAGCTTCCCATCCGCACCAAGATCGTCTCCCGCGCCGACCAGGCCGAGGAGGATTAACCAGTATGAAGGCCAAAGAGATTCGCGAGCTCACCGACGAGCAGCTGTCCACCAAGCTCGAGGAGGCCAGGGCCGAGCTCTTCAACCTGCGCTTCCAGATGGCCACGAGCCAGCTCGACAACACCGCTCGGGTGACCACCGTCAAGCGTGACATCGCCCGAATCCAGACCGAGATGCGCGCGCGCGAGATCGCGGCCGCCAAAGCCGCCAACTAGTCGCTAGGGGAGAAGAAACATGAGCGATTCCCGTAATTCGCGCAAGGTCCGCACCGGCGTCGTGTCGTCGATCTCCGGCGACAAGTCCATCACGGTGTCGATCACCGAGCGCAAGCCGCACCCCAAGTACGGCAAGATGATGAACGTCACCAAGAAGCTCCACGCCCACGACGAGAACAACGAGTGCGGCATCGGCGACACCGTGAGGGTCATGGAGACCCGCCCCCTGTCCAAGACCAAGCGCTGGCGTCTTGTGGAGATCGTCGAGAAGGCCAAGTAGCCACCGCCATCAGAACCCCGGCACACGTGCGTCGCTCTCGTGGGCGCACCTCTGGAACCCGGCGGTACGGAGGATAGAACTATGATTCAAATGGAGACCGTGCTCAACGTCGCTGACAACAGCGGCGCGCGCAAGGTGAAGTGCATCAAGGTCCTGGGCGGCTCCAAGCGCCGTTACGCCGGCATCGCCGACGTCATCGTGTGCGCCGTCCAGGAGGCCACCCCCGGTGGCTCGGTGAAGAAGGGCGACGTCGTCCGTTGCGTCGTCGTGCGCACCGTCAAGGAGACCCGCCGCAAGGACGGCAGCTACATCCGCTTCGACCAGAACGCCTGCGTCCTGATCGACAAGGACGGCAATCCCGTCGGCACCCGTATCTTCGGGCCCGTCGCCCGCGAGCTGCGCGACCGCAAGTACATGAAGATCGTCTCGCTCGCACCCGAGACGCTGTAGGAGGTCCAGACGATATGCCTAAGATGAACGTCAAGAAGGGCGACCTCGTCGAGGTCATCTCCGGCAAGGACAAGGGCGCCCGCGGCAAGGTGCTGCGCGCGCTGCCCTCCGAGGGCCGTGTGGTCGTCGAGGGCGTCGCCATGGTCAAGAAGGCCATGCGCCCGACCCAGGCCAACCCCCAGGGCGGCATCGTGAGCCAGGAGGCCCCCATCTACGTGTCCAACGTGATGCTGGTCTGCCCGAGCTGCGACAAGGCCACCCGTGTGGGCCACGACTGGAACGACGAGGGCAAGAAGGTCCGCGTCTGCAAGAAGTGCGGCGCCCAGTTCTAAGGAACCCAGGCAACGCCTGACAGTGGGCCCCGGCGACACGTTCGCCGGGGCCCGTTTTTGTCGGATTCATTGTGTGGCGGGCGCGATTCTCGCGTGCCTGCCATTGACTCTGTCCTATGATTCTGAATTGCACTGTGCCGGCCCCTGGCCAAAGACCATGACCAGGGGGCGCGAGGACCCCGGAGCCATAGGACAGCCCCGCGCTTAAAACCCCAGAAGGAGAACCATGGCAGAAGAGAAGTACGTCCCCCGTCTCAAGACCAGGTACGAGGACGAGGTGCGCGCCAAGCTCATCGAGCAGTTCGGCTACACCAACCCCATGACCGTCCCGCAGATCGAGAAGATCGTCGTGAACATGGGCGTGGGCGAGGCCGCCACCGACGCCAAGGCCATCGACGCCGCCGTCGCCGACCTCCGCACCATCACGGGCCAGCAGCCCATGGTCACCCGAGCCCGCAAGTCCATCGCCACCTTCCACCTCCGTGCCGGCATGCCCATCGGCGCCAAGGTGACCCTGCGCAAGGACCGCATGTGGGACTTCCTCGACCGCCTCATCGACATCGCCATCCCGCGCATTCGTGACTTCCGCGGCCTCCCCGTCAAGAGCTTCGACGGCCGCGGCAACTACTCCCTTGGCGTGACCGAGCAGACGATCTTCCCGGAGATCGACTTCGACAAGGTCGACCATACCCGCGGCATGGACATCACCATCGTCACCACCGCCGCCACCGACGAGGAGGGCAAGGCCCTGCTCGAGGGCTTCAACTTCCCGTTCAAGAAGAACGGCAAGTAAACCAGGTTTCCATGTGTCGCCCGGCAGCTGCCGGGACGCATTGATGAAGGAGGATTTGTGGCTAAGACTTCGATGATCGTCAAGGCCCAGCGCACGCCGAAGTACTCCACGCGCACGCAGCGCCGCTGCCAGCGGTGCGGCCGTCCGCACTCGGTGTACCGCAAGTTCGGCCTGTGCCGTGTCTGCCTGCGCGAGCTGGCAAACAAGGGCGATCTCCCCGGTGTCCGCAAGGCCAGCTGGTAAGGCTGGGGGACCTCGGAGGAGGACCCGCGAGAAGGCGTCGGCGCCACGGGTGCCGACGAACCGATCGTGGTGGTTTCATCCGTAACGAAGGAGAATCTGCATGAACGTGAACGACCCCATCAGCGATATGCTCACGCGCATCCGCAACGCGAACACCGTCGGCAAGGCCGAGGTGGCCATGCCGTCCACAAAGGTGCTCGTCGAGATCGCCCGTGTGCTCCAGGAGGAGGGCTACGTCGAGGGCTACGTGGTGAACGACACCAAGCCCCAGAAGACCCTCGTCATCACCCTCAAGTACGGGCCCAAGCGCGCCCGCACCATCAAGGGCATCAAGCGCATCTCCAAGCCCGGTCTGCGCAAGTACTCTTCCGCTGCCGACCTGCCCCGCGTGCTGGGCGGCCTCGGCACTGCCGTGATCTCCACCTCCCGTGGCATGATGTGCGACCGCGACGCCCGCAAGGCCGGCGTCGGCGGCGAGATCATCGCCTTCGTGTGGTAACCCGGCAGGACTGAAAGGAGATACCGTGTCCCGTATCGGCAAGATGCCTGTCCAGATTCCCGCCGGAGTCACCGTGGCAGTCGACAACAGCACCGTGATCGTCAAGGGCCCGAAGGGCGAGCTCACCCGCACCTTCTCGCCCCTGGTGTCCTTCAAGGTCGAGGGTGACGAGGTGCTCGTCGCCCCCGAGAACGAGACCCGCGAGGCCAACGCCCAGTGGGGTCTCTCCCGCACCCTCGTGCACAACATGGTCCTGGGCGTGTCCCAGGGCTTCGAGAAGCGCCTGCAGCTGGTCGGCGTCGGTTACCGCGCCGCCCTCAAGGGCCGCGACCTCGACCTCTCCCTTGGCTACTCCCACCCCGTCATCATGGCGGCCCCGGAGAACATCTCCTTCGAGGTCCCCGACAACACCCACATCGTGGTGAAGGGCATCTCCAAGGAGCAGGTCGGCCAGGTTGCCGCCGAGATCCGTGCCAAGCGTCCCCCCGAGCCCTACAAGGGCAAGGGCATCCGCTACGAGGACGAGCACGTGCGCCGCAAGCTCGGTAAGGCCGCCAAGTAGTGTCTGCGCCCGGTTTTCAAGTCCGCCACCCCGTCAGGTGGCGGCGTGATAGAAGGAGACTGTTTCCATGAACAAGCAGAAGGCGAAGAAGCTCGGGCTGAAGCGCCGCGAGCGTCGCGTCCGCAGCAAGATCACCGGAACCGCGGAGCGTCCGCGCCTCTCGGTGCACCGCACCAATGCCAACATCTACGCGCAGGTGATCGACGACGTCGACGCCAAGACCATCTGCACCTGCTCCACCCTCGACCCCGAGTTCCGCGCCACCGGCAAGCTGGGCTCCAACAAGGAGGCCGCCGAGATCGTGGGCAAGCTCATCGGCGAGCGCGCGCTCGCCAAGGGCGTCACCACCGTCACGTTCGACCGTGGCGGCCGCATCTACCATGGCCGCGTCAAGGCCCTCGCCGATGGTGCCCGCGCTGCGGGCCTGAAGTTCTAGGAGGTATGACAGATGGCTCGTAACCCGAAGCAGCGTGACGCCTCCGATCTCCAGGAGCGCGTCGTCTTCATCCACCGTGTGTCCAAGGTCGTCAAGGGCGGCCGCCGCTTCTCCCTCGTCGCCCTCGTGGCCGTGGGCGACGGCAAGGGCAACGTCGGCCTCGGCATGGGCAAGTCCGCCGAGGTGCCCCTGGCCATCCAGAAGGCCGTCGACGACGCCAAGAAGAACATGTTCCACGTGCCCGTCACCGACGAGGGCTCCATCCCCCACAAGGTCATGGGCCACTTCGGTGCCGGCCGCGTGCTGATCCAGCCCGCCATCGAGGGTACCGGTGTCATCTCCGGTGGCTCCGTGCGCCCGCTGTTCGAGCTCGCCGGCATCAAGAACGTCATGTCGAAGTCGCTCGGCACCACCAACGCCATGAACGTCATCAAGGCGGCGGCCGACGGCCTCAAGCAGCTTGAGAGCCCCGAGCAGACCGCTGAGCGCCGCGGCATCACCGTGGCCCAGATGTTCGGCACGAAGGAGAACTAACGATGGCCAACACCCTCAAGATCAAGCTCGTCAGGAGCGCGGTCACCCAGGTCAAGGGCGACCAGACGCGTACCGCCCGCGCCCTCGGCCTCCGTCGTATCGGCGACGTCGTCGAGCAGCCCGACAACCCCAGCATCAGGGGCATGGTCTTCAAGATCAAGCACCTGGTCGAAGTGGAAGAGAACTAGGAGTACCCCCATGCAGCTCAATGATCTCCGTCCCGCAGACGGTGCCAAGAAGAAGCGCAAGCGCATCGGTCGCGGCAACTCCTCCGGTCACGGCACCACCGCCGGCCGCGGCACCAAGGGTCAGCTCTCCCGCTCCGGCGGCGGCAAGGGCGCCGGCTTCGAGGGCGGCCAGAACCCGCTCGCCATGCGCCTGCCCAAGCTCCCCGGCTTCAAGAACCCCAACCGCGTGGAGTACGCCCCCGTCAACCTCGACCGCCTCGAGGCCAAGTTCGAGGCCGGCGACGTGGTGGACGGCGCCTCCCTCGAGGCCAAGGGCATCATCAAGAAGGCCTCCACGCCCGTGAAGGTCCTCGGCGACGGCGAGCTCACCAAGGCCCTCACCGTCAAGGTCGACAAGGTGTCCGCCTCTGCCCAGAAGAAGATCGAGGCAGCCGGAGGAAAGGTCGAGTAATCGTGCTAAAAGGTATTGCCAACGCGTTCCGTGTGAAGGAACTCCGTGACAAGATCTTGCTGACGATCGGCATCCTCGTGCTGTACCGCATCGGCGCCTACGTGCCGGTGCCGGGCATCCCCTTCGAGGGCATGCTCAACCAATTCCAGACCGCACTCGGCGATCAGAGCGCGCTCGCCCTCCTGAACCTGTTCAGTGGCGGCGCGCTCGCCCGCGTGTCGGTCTTCAGCCTCGGCATCATGCCCTACATCACGGCCCAGATCATCATGCAGATGCTCCAGGCCGTGATTCCCTCCCTCGGCGAGCTCGCCAAGGAGGGCGATGCCGGTCAGCGCAAGATCACTCAGTACACCCGCTACATCACCGTGGGGCTCGCGCTGCTCAACGCGGTGGGCTACCTCTTCCTGTTCAAGAGCGACGCCTACGGCATCAACTTCACGGGCATCCCCGCCCCCGAGTGGCTCATGGACGTCATGGTGGTCGTCACCATGCTGGCCGGCGCCATGATCATCATGTGGCTCGGCGAGGTCATCACCCAGCGCGGTGTGGGCAACGGCATGTCGCTCATCATCTTCGCCAACATCATGGCCGGCCTTCCCGCGGCCATCTTCAGCTCGGTCTCCCAGGGCGACAACGGCGCCCTCATGACCGTGCTCGTGGTGCTGGTGATCCTGGCCGTCATCCCGTTCATCATCTACATCGAGCGCGGCCAGCGCCGCATCCCGGTGTCCTATGCCAAGCGCGTCCAGGGTCGTCGCGTGATGGGTGGGCAGTCCACCTACCTCCCGGTCAAGGTGAACACCGCCGGCGTCATTCCCATCATCTTCGCCTCGGCCATCCTGTACTTCCCGGCCCAGATCGCCGTGTTCTTCCCCACGGTGGGCTGGATGCAGGTCTTTGCCAACGCGGTCTCGGCCGGTTGGCTCAACTGGATCCTGTCGGTGCTGCTCATCGTCGCCTTCGCGTACTTCTACACCTCCATGGTGTTCAACCCGGAGGAGACGGCCGACCAGCTCCGCAAGCAGGGCGGCTACATCCCCGGCGTGCGCCCCGGCGCCGCCACGGCCGCCTACATCAAGGGCGTCCTCGACCACATCACCCTGCCGGGC
This genomic window contains:
- the rpsS gene encoding 30S ribosomal protein S19, which gives rise to MSRSLKKGPYVETRLLQRVVAQNEAGTKEVIKTWSRASTIFPDMVGHTIAVHDGRKHVPVYITESMVGHKLGEFAPTRTFRGHKA
- the rplX gene encoding 50S ribosomal protein L24; the encoded protein is MPKMNVKKGDLVEVISGKDKGARGKVLRALPSEGRVVVEGVAMVKKAMRPTQANPQGGIVSQEAPIYVSNVMLVCPSCDKATRVGHDWNDEGKKVRVCKKCGAQF
- the rplE gene encoding 50S ribosomal protein L5, producing the protein MAEEKYVPRLKTRYEDEVRAKLIEQFGYTNPMTVPQIEKIVVNMGVGEAATDAKAIDAAVADLRTITGQQPMVTRARKSIATFHLRAGMPIGAKVTLRKDRMWDFLDRLIDIAIPRIRDFRGLPVKSFDGRGNYSLGVTEQTIFPEIDFDKVDHTRGMDITIVTTAATDEEGKALLEGFNFPFKKNGK
- the rplB gene encoding 50S ribosomal protein L2, with the translated sequence MGVKHLKPTSAGRRWQTVSDFSEITCTTPEKSLLEPLPKKAGRNNNGRITTRHQGGRVKRKYRRIDFKRNKDGVPAKVATIEYDPNRSARIALLHYVDGAKAYILAPKGLKVGDTVISGPGADIKPGNALPLSEIPVGTLVHAIEFQPGKGAAIARSAGTSVQLMGKEGKYAILRMPSSEMRRVLVTCRATVGEVGNADHSNIRIGKAGRNRYKGIRPTVRGTVMNPVDHPHGGGEGKNHTSGRPSVSPWGKPSKGAKTRDPKKGSNRLIIRRRKTK
- the rpsQ gene encoding 30S ribosomal protein S17, whose translation is MSDSRNSRKVRTGVVSSISGDKSITVSITERKPHPKYGKMMNVTKKLHAHDENNECGIGDTVRVMETRPLSKTKRWRLVEIVEKAK
- a CDS encoding type Z 30S ribosomal protein S14 — translated: MAKTSMIVKAQRTPKYSTRTQRRCQRCGRPHSVYRKFGLCRVCLRELANKGDLPGVRKASW
- the rpmC gene encoding 50S ribosomal protein L29; this encodes MKAKEIRELTDEQLSTKLEEARAELFNLRFQMATSQLDNTARVTTVKRDIARIQTEMRAREIAAAKAAN
- the rplW gene encoding 50S ribosomal protein L23, producing the protein MNSVYNVIIRPIVSERTFDQMGDNKYTFEVAGDAAKQEIASAVEQIFNVKVVKVNTMWVKPKNKRVRYAQGKTRRWKKAIVTLAEGDTIEIFGQQVAE
- the rplD gene encoding 50S ribosomal protein L4 — its product is MSNIEVKNAEGASVKTVELDSRVFGIEPNIPVVHHVVVNYLSCLRQGTHDTKGRSEVSGGGKKPWRQKGTGRARQGSIRATQWVGGGVPFGPTPRSHYKRTNKKEIKLAMRSVLSGKLADGELFLVDSIDFGDEPKTKKAKALLESLGIADKRVTVVVGNDDIVEMISFRNLPNVRVLGVNEANTHNLIDNGALLMTEAVAKTLEEALV
- the rpmD gene encoding 50S ribosomal protein L30, translating into MANTLKIKLVRSAVTQVKGDQTRTARALGLRRIGDVVEQPDNPSIRGMVFKIKHLVEVEEN
- the rplP gene encoding 50S ribosomal protein L16, with the translated sequence MLAPKRVLHRKVQRGSMKGKAKGGTKLNFGSWGIRAEECHWITNRQIEAARIAMTRQMKRGGKVWITIFPDKPITKKPAETRMGSGKGNPEEWVAVVKPGRIMFEIDGVSEEVAKEALRLAQHKLPIRTKIVSRADQAEED
- the rplR gene encoding 50S ribosomal protein L18 → MNKQKAKKLGLKRRERRVRSKITGTAERPRLSVHRTNANIYAQVIDDVDAKTICTCSTLDPEFRATGKLGSNKEAAEIVGKLIGERALAKGVTTVTFDRGGRIYHGRVKALADGARAAGLKF
- the rplF gene encoding 50S ribosomal protein L6 gives rise to the protein MSRIGKMPVQIPAGVTVAVDNSTVIVKGPKGELTRTFSPLVSFKVEGDEVLVAPENETREANAQWGLSRTLVHNMVLGVSQGFEKRLQLVGVGYRAALKGRDLDLSLGYSHPVIMAAPENISFEVPDNTHIVVKGISKEQVGQVAAEIRAKRPPEPYKGKGIRYEDEHVRRKLGKAAK
- the rpsC gene encoding 30S ribosomal protein S3, giving the protein MGHKVSPTGFRLGVTENWRSRWYADKDYSANVGNDLKIRKFLKKRLERAALSRVDIERAGNKVKVVIYTARPGIVIGKKGSEIDALRRELEKIAGTEKGGVSVDVIEVKRPELDASLVAQSIAEQLEQRIAFRRAMRKAVQSARKSGAKGIRIECSGRLGGAEMGRREWYREGRVPLQTLRAKIDFSEATARTIMGACGVKTWIYLGEKLPGQPAPNPALEGPSRPRRRNERRGN
- the rpsJ gene encoding 30S ribosomal protein S10, whose product is MSNQKIRIRLKGFDHEVVDQSSRQIVETAQKTGARVSGPIPLPTERNLYCVIRSPHKDKDSREQFEMRTHKRLIDILDPPSETVDSLMRLDLPAGVEIDIKLDA
- the rpsE gene encoding 30S ribosomal protein S5, which translates into the protein MARNPKQRDASDLQERVVFIHRVSKVVKGGRRFSLVALVAVGDGKGNVGLGMGKSAEVPLAIQKAVDDAKKNMFHVPVTDEGSIPHKVMGHFGAGRVLIQPAIEGTGVISGGSVRPLFELAGIKNVMSKSLGTTNAMNVIKAAADGLKQLESPEQTAERRGITVAQMFGTKEN
- the rplC gene encoding 50S ribosomal protein L3, with the translated sequence MVSTILGRKLGMTQVWDEEDNVVPVTVIQAGPCVVSQVKSEATDGYDAVQIGFGDIKASRVNKPMKGHFAKAGVEPMRYLREVRVDNAADHKVGDVVSVADFEGVKNVDVTGTSKGKGFQGTIKRWNFACGPITHGSRNQRRPGSIGQCAYPARVRKGLHMAGHMGHERVTVKNLKLVRIDPEQNLMLVKGAVPGPKNALVQIRMA
- the rplN gene encoding 50S ribosomal protein L14 codes for the protein MIQMETVLNVADNSGARKVKCIKVLGGSKRRYAGIADVIVCAVQEATPGGSVKKGDVVRCVVVRTVKETRRKDGSYIRFDQNACVLIDKDGNPVGTRIFGPVARELRDRKYMKIVSLAPETL
- the rpsH gene encoding 30S ribosomal protein S8; translated protein: MNVNDPISDMLTRIRNANTVGKAEVAMPSTKVLVEIARVLQEEGYVEGYVVNDTKPQKTLVITLKYGPKRARTIKGIKRISKPGLRKYSSAADLPRVLGGLGTAVISTSRGMMCDRDARKAGVGGEIIAFVW
- the rplV gene encoding 50S ribosomal protein L22 → MAKSTTNPSHVSATAKYVRVAPRKARLVVDQIRNKSVERAMEILRFSERAVAVDVEKVLRSAVANAYQNKGFRPDDLVIVETYVDEGPTLKRIRPRAKGSASRINKRTSHITVTVAPRKEA